The Oscillatoria sp. FACHB-1406 genome window below encodes:
- a CDS encoding cyclase family protein: protein MTQRALLRWMGLVAILCLLSIGLHPVRAESSDFWKIYETTFKSAKYVDLTHAFSPTIPVWPGFGNATFEPATAGADLPSYIKTGEEYTYAQHGFIATAYNLPTDQYGTQLDPPAHWDEYGATISDLPPTYALRPLVVINVSDRVAADPGDRATVADIRAWEAKYGKIPEGAVVMFRTDWSKKWSQSDRFNQKPFPSVSLDALQFLHLQRHILFHGHEPLDTDTTPDLEGESWLLHNHYTQAEGVANLDKVPEAGALVAIGFAKPEGGTGGYARYIAICPPDWSYGVSVLESPGAPLPVQPYPLRRDKRGVLQPTPPD from the coding sequence ATGACCCAGCGCGCGCTCCTACGATGGATGGGCCTCGTTGCTATTCTGTGCCTTCTCTCAATCGGTCTGCACCCCGTTCGTGCAGAAAGTTCCGATTTTTGGAAAATTTACGAAACGACGTTTAAATCGGCTAAATATGTCGATTTAACCCATGCTTTTAGTCCCACAATTCCGGTGTGGCCCGGTTTCGGTAACGCGACATTTGAACCCGCCACAGCCGGTGCCGACCTGCCCAGCTATATCAAGACCGGGGAAGAATACACCTACGCGCAACACGGCTTTATTGCTACAGCTTACAACCTCCCCACCGACCAATACGGCACGCAACTCGACCCGCCTGCGCATTGGGATGAATATGGCGCTACGATTAGCGATCTCCCTCCAACTTATGCCTTGCGTCCCTTGGTTGTAATTAATGTCAGCGATCGCGTCGCGGCAGATCCGGGCGATCGCGCGACGGTTGCCGATATTCGCGCTTGGGAAGCGAAATACGGCAAAATCCCGGAAGGTGCGGTGGTGATGTTCCGCACGGACTGGTCTAAAAAATGGAGTCAGAGCGATCGCTTCAATCAAAAACCCTTTCCCAGCGTCTCCTTAGATGCCTTACAATTCCTGCACTTACAGCGCCACATCCTCTTTCACGGACACGAACCGCTCGACACCGATACAACCCCAGATTTAGAAGGAGAATCCTGGCTGCTCCACAACCACTATACTCAAGCCGAAGGGGTTGCCAATTTAGATAAAGTACCGGAAGCGGGCGCTCTAGTCGCGATCGGGTTTGCCAAACCTGAAGGCGGAACGGGCGGCTACGCGCGATATATCGCTATCTGTCCGCCCGATTGGTCCTATGGAGTTTCCGTTCTCGAGTCTCCAGGTGCGCCTTTACCCGTGCAACCCTATCCTCTGCGTCGCGACAAACGAGGCGTTTTGCAACCGACTCCACCCGATTAG
- a CDS encoding glycosyltransferase, protein MSNFSTPPLPKVSLVMTVYNTEAYLAEALESVLAQTFPDWELILWDDGSTDRSVAIAQNYAQKDARIRFQQGDRLGRGRALSQAHRLTQGEYVGWLDADDRLASTALQETVEFLDRHPEYGMVYTNHVNIDLRGQRQGLGQRCKIPYSPIGLLVDLLTFHFRLLRQSVFATIGGIRPEFTSAEDYDLSLRVAEVTQIYHLERPLYFYRINPQGISHQQQRLQRESSERAVNEALRRRGLERSLQLMVTEAGEFHLQQFAPWQAKPITDAARSHFKRGKSLAGQGDLAAAVACFQEAIRLQPDYIAAHNQLGNALQGLGQLEAAIAAYQHLLTFNPTLAQAYCNLGALWQIQGKTQNAIAAYQQAIQLKPDLAAARQNLANLRGDR, encoded by the coding sequence ATGAGTAACTTCTCCACTCCCCCCCTCCCGAAAGTCTCCCTCGTGATGACCGTCTACAACACCGAGGCGTATCTAGCGGAGGCGCTGGAGTCTGTGCTGGCTCAAACTTTCCCCGACTGGGAACTGATTCTCTGGGATGATGGCTCTACGGATCGCTCGGTTGCCATTGCCCAAAACTATGCCCAAAAGGATGCTCGGATTCGCTTTCAGCAGGGCGATCGCTTGGGGCGAGGTCGAGCGCTGAGTCAGGCTCATAGACTAACGCAGGGCGAGTACGTCGGCTGGCTCGATGCCGACGATCGCTTGGCTTCCACAGCTTTACAAGAAACGGTGGAGTTTCTCGATCGCCACCCAGAGTATGGCATGGTCTACACCAACCACGTCAATATCGATCTTCGGGGTCAGCGGCAAGGATTGGGGCAGCGATGCAAAATCCCTTATAGTCCAATCGGGCTGCTCGTCGATCTGCTAACCTTCCATTTCCGGTTGCTGCGACAGTCAGTATTTGCAACCATTGGCGGTATCCGTCCCGAATTTACCTCTGCCGAAGACTACGATCTCTCGTTGCGAGTTGCAGAAGTGACCCAAATCTACCATTTAGAACGCCCGCTTTACTTCTATCGCATCAATCCTCAAGGAATTTCCCACCAACAGCAACGCTTGCAGCGAGAGTCTTCGGAGCGGGCGGTTAATGAAGCGTTGCGGCGGCGCGGACTGGAGCGATCGTTGCAACTGATGGTGACTGAGGCGGGTGAATTTCACTTACAGCAGTTTGCCCCCTGGCAGGCGAAACCGATTACCGATGCGGCGCGATCGCACTTTAAACGCGGCAAATCTCTGGCCGGTCAGGGCGATTTAGCGGCTGCTGTGGCGTGCTTTCAGGAGGCAATTCGGCTGCAACCCGATTACATTGCCGCTCACAACCAGTTGGGCAATGCCTTGCAGGGGTTAGGGCAACTGGAAGCCGCGATCGCTGCCTATCAACACCTCCTGACCTTCAACCCCACTTTGGCGCAGGCTTACTGCAACTTGGGGGCGCTTTGGCAGATTCAGGGCAAAACCCAGAACGCGATCGCCGCTTATCAGCAGGCAATTCAACTCAAACCAGACTTGGCAGCAGCGCGCCAAAATCTCGCTAATTTACGGGGGGATCGATGA
- a CDS encoding SDR family oxidoreductase, whose amino-acid sequence MKVFVAGATGQTGRRIVKELVKQNISVRAMVRDLEKGREILPPEADLVVGDVLNRASLADAIADCTHLICATGATPSFDATGPYKVDYEGTKNLVEAAKSKNIQQFVLVSSLCTSKFFHPLNLFWLVLYWKQQAENYIQKSGLPYTIVRPGGLLNEDNSDSIIMASADTLFEGRIPRTKVAQTCVAALFQPEAKNKIVEIVAAPDAPAKEWQQLFTSVA is encoded by the coding sequence ATGAAAGTTTTTGTAGCTGGAGCAACCGGACAAACGGGACGGAGAATTGTTAAGGAATTAGTCAAACAAAATATTTCCGTGCGGGCGATGGTGCGAGATCTAGAGAAAGGAAGAGAAATATTACCGCCGGAAGCAGATTTAGTCGTAGGTGATGTTCTCAATCGAGCCAGTTTAGCCGATGCGATCGCAGATTGTACCCATCTTATCTGCGCGACAGGTGCAACCCCTTCCTTCGATGCGACTGGCCCCTACAAAGTCGATTATGAAGGCACAAAAAATTTAGTTGAAGCCGCGAAATCAAAGAATATTCAACAGTTTGTATTGGTGTCTTCGCTTTGTACCTCTAAGTTCTTTCATCCCCTTAACCTATTTTGGTTGGTTCTTTATTGGAAACAACAAGCCGAAAATTACATTCAAAAAAGCGGTTTGCCTTATACCATCGTGCGACCGGGCGGTTTGTTAAACGAAGATAATTCAGACTCGATTATTATGGCTTCTGCCGATACCCTTTTTGAAGGGCGCATCCCGCGAACCAAGGTTGCTCAAACCTGCGTTGCGGCATTGTTCCAACCAGAAGCAAAAAATAAAATTGTGGAAATTGTTGCCGCCCCCGATGCACCCGCGAAGGAATGGCAGCAGCTATTTACCAGTGTTGCTTAA
- the pheS gene encoding phenylalanine--tRNA ligase subunit alpha, translating into MISSPTDIETQLSELNQDATGAIAAADNLERLEQLRVNYLGKKGQLSQILRGMGKLSAEERPRIGAIANQVKDALQNSLDAAKTHLEEAAIASQLEAETLDVTMPGVGRPLGRLHPLNSTIDRFIEIFLGLGYTVAEGPEMESEYYNFEALNTPADHPARDMQDTFYLPNGNLLRTQTSSVQIRYMETHEPPLRIIAPGRVYRRDTVDATHSAVFHQVELLAIDKGLTFTDLKGTIKEFVRQMFGEELPMLFRASYFPFTEPSAEVDVQWRGKWLEVAGCGMVDPNVLKAVGYDPEVYSGFAAGFGVERFAMVLHQIDDIRRLYNSDLRFLRQF; encoded by the coding sequence ATGATTTCATCCCCGACCGACATCGAAACGCAACTAAGCGAACTGAACCAAGACGCAACCGGCGCGATCGCGGCGGCAGATAACCTCGAGCGCCTCGAACAATTGCGCGTCAATTATTTAGGCAAAAAAGGTCAACTCTCGCAGATTCTGCGGGGTATGGGCAAACTCAGCGCTGAAGAACGCCCTCGCATCGGCGCGATCGCCAACCAAGTCAAAGATGCCCTGCAAAATAGCCTCGATGCCGCCAAAACGCACCTAGAAGAAGCCGCGATCGCTTCCCAACTCGAAGCCGAAACCCTCGATGTCACCATGCCGGGAGTCGGTCGCCCCCTCGGTCGCCTCCATCCCCTCAACAGCACCATCGATCGCTTCATCGAAATCTTCCTCGGACTCGGCTACACCGTCGCTGAAGGCCCGGAAATGGAAAGCGAATACTACAACTTTGAAGCCCTTAATACTCCCGCCGACCACCCCGCGCGGGATATGCAGGATACCTTCTACCTCCCCAACGGCAATCTCCTGCGGACGCAGACTTCCTCGGTGCAAATCCGCTACATGGAAACCCACGAACCGCCCCTGCGCATCATCGCACCCGGGCGCGTTTACCGTCGCGATACCGTCGATGCGACTCACTCGGCAGTATTCCATCAAGTCGAGTTACTCGCGATCGACAAAGGTTTAACCTTCACCGATCTTAAAGGCACGATTAAGGAATTCGTGCGCCAGATGTTTGGCGAAGAACTGCCCATGCTTTTCCGCGCCAGTTACTTTCCCTTCACTGAACCTTCCGCCGAAGTAGACGTACAATGGCGCGGCAAATGGCTTGAAGTTGCCGGGTGCGGAATGGTCGATCCCAACGTTCTTAAAGCCGTGGGCTACGATCCCGAAGTTTACTCCGGTTTTGCTGCCGGTTTTGGGGTCGAACGCTTTGCAATGGTCTTGCATCAAATCGACGATATCCGCCGCCTTTATAACAGCGATTTGCGCTTCTTGCGGCAGTTCTAA
- a CDS encoding orange carotenoid protein N-terminal domain-containing protein, with protein sequence MEPDQLVSQFKNLSVDDQLALLWFVYTEMGESGSVTPAAPGAAGDAIAGGLYDQVKGMSHEEQLQVQRDLLQGTSNEITRQYGSLSDNTKLLFWYRLAQGMEEGTVIPMPEGYKMAEGGQKLLSALKGSEPNEQITFLRSCVTSTGSEPAEGAAI encoded by the coding sequence ATGGAACCCGACCAATTAGTTTCTCAATTTAAAAATTTAAGTGTTGACGACCAACTCGCATTGCTGTGGTTTGTTTACACGGAAATGGGAGAGAGTGGGAGTGTTACCCCCGCCGCCCCCGGTGCAGCAGGAGATGCAATAGCTGGAGGCTTATACGACCAAGTTAAAGGGATGTCCCACGAAGAACAGTTGCAAGTTCAACGCGACCTTCTTCAAGGAACCAGTAACGAAATTACTCGCCAATACGGTTCTTTAAGCGATAATACTAAACTCTTATTTTGGTATCGTTTAGCTCAAGGAATGGAAGAAGGGACAGTAATTCCGATGCCAGAAGGGTATAAGATGGCAGAAGGAGGTCAGAAACTCCTATCCGCACTTAAGGGCAGCGAGCCTAACGAACAAATTACCTTCCTGCGCTCTTGTGTTACCTCTACAGGTAGCGAACCGGCAGAAGGCGCAGCAATTTAG
- the hetR gene encoding heterocyst differentiation master regulator HetR has translation MIDDIDLIQSLSPSAMDRILFYLAFSAMRTSGHRHGAFLDAAATAAKCAIYATYLEQGENIRMTGHLHHIEPKRVKAIVAEVKNALTEGTLMKMLGSQEPRYLIQFPYVWLEKYPWQPGLSRIDACNLDSEEKDYLEKKLPQNIPDAKAIDSFQFLELIEYLHLRSQEDFPRERQMPISEALTEHIKRRLIYSGTVMRIDRPSGLPFYALTRASYSPADLEERTYTTVEDTARYFRLMRDWAAKRPNVMRVLETLDIPPENLEAAREDLDETIRAWADRHHRDGGQPTVLQMVFGDHDEE, from the coding sequence ATGATCGACGACATCGATCTGATCCAAAGTCTTAGCCCTAGTGCGATGGATCGGATACTTTTCTACTTAGCATTCAGCGCCATGAGAACGAGCGGGCATCGTCACGGTGCATTTTTGGATGCGGCAGCGACCGCCGCGAAATGCGCGATTTATGCAACCTACCTCGAGCAAGGCGAAAATATTCGGATGACGGGGCATTTGCACCACATCGAACCCAAACGAGTCAAAGCGATTGTGGCAGAAGTTAAAAATGCTCTGACAGAAGGAACGCTGATGAAAATGTTGGGTTCCCAAGAACCCCGCTATCTGATTCAGTTTCCTTATGTGTGGCTAGAAAAGTATCCCTGGCAGCCGGGACTCTCGCGGATCGATGCTTGTAACCTGGATTCTGAGGAAAAAGACTACCTGGAAAAGAAACTTCCTCAAAATATACCCGACGCAAAAGCGATCGACTCCTTTCAATTTTTAGAACTCATTGAATATCTCCATCTTCGTTCCCAAGAAGATTTCCCTCGGGAACGACAAATGCCGATTAGCGAAGCCCTAACCGAACATATTAAGCGTCGCCTCATTTATTCGGGAACCGTGATGCGGATCGATCGCCCTTCAGGACTCCCGTTTTATGCCCTCACGCGCGCCAGTTACTCCCCCGCCGACCTCGAAGAGCGGACTTATACCACCGTCGAAGATACAGCACGTTACTTCCGTTTGATGCGGGATTGGGCGGCGAAGAGACCGAATGTTATGCGCGTCTTAGAAACCCTTGATATTCCCCCAGAAAACCTGGAAGCGGCTCGAGAGGATCTCGACGAAACGATTCGCGCTTGGGCAGATAGACACCATCGCGATGGCGGACAACCGACAGTTCTTCAGATGGTGTTTGGCGACCACGATGAGGAATAA